One part of the Mustela erminea isolate mMusErm1 chromosome 11, mMusErm1.Pri, whole genome shotgun sequence genome encodes these proteins:
- the LOC116568884 gene encoding heterogeneous nuclear ribonucleoprotein A1-like has product MSKSESLKEPEQLRKLFIGGLSFETTDESLRSHFEQWGTLTDCVVMRDPNTKRSRGFGFVTYATVEEVDAAMNARPHKVDGRVVEPKRAVSREDSQRPGAHLTVKKIFVGGIKEDTEEHHLRHYFEQYGKIEVIEIMTDRGSGKKRGFAFVTFDDHDSVDKIVIQKYHTVNGHNCEVRKVLSKQEMTSGSSSQRGRSGSGNFGGGREGGFGGNDNFGRRGNFSGRGGFGGSRGGGGYGGSGDGYNGFGNDGSNFGGGGSYNDFGNYNNQSSNFGPMKGGSFGGRSSGPYGGGGQYFAKPRNQGGYGGSSSSSSYGSGRRF; this is encoded by the coding sequence ATGTCTAAGTCAGAGTCTCTCAAAGAGCCTGAACAGCTGCGGAAGCTCTTCATCGGAggtctgagctttgaaacaaccgatgagagtctgaggagccatTTTGAGCAATGGGGAACACTTACGGACTGTGTGGTAATGAGAGATCCGAACACCAAGCgctccagaggctttgggtttgtcacctatgccactgtggaggaggtggatgcagccatgaatgcaaggccacacaaggtggatggaagagttgtggaaccaaagagggctgtctcaagagaagattctcaaagacctggtgcccacttaactgtgaaaaagatttttgttggtggcattaaagaagacactgaagaacatcatCTAAGACATTATTTTGAACAGTATGGGAAAATCGaagtgattgagatcatgactgaccgaggcagtggcaaaaagaggggttttgcttttgtaacatttgatgaccatgattctgtagacaagattgtcattcaaaaataccatactgtgaatggccacaactgtgaagtaaggaaagTGCTCTCTAAGCAAGAGATGACTAGTGGTTCATCCAGCCAAAGAGGTcgaagtggttctggaaactttggtggtggtcgtgaaggtggttttggtgggaatgacaactttggtcgcagaggaaacttcagtggtcgaggtggctttggtggcagtcgaggtggtggtggatatggtggcagtggggatggttataacggatttggtaatgatggaagcaactttggaggtggcggaagctataatgattttggcaattacaacaatcaatcctcaaattttggacccatgaaaggaggcagttttggaggcagaagctctggccctTATGGTGGTGGAGGCCAATACTTCGCCAAACCACGAAACCAAGGTGGCTAtggtggttccagcagcagcagcagctatggcagtggcagaaggttttaa